In Mangifera indica cultivar Alphonso chromosome 1, CATAS_Mindica_2.1, whole genome shotgun sequence, a single genomic region encodes these proteins:
- the LOC123214419 gene encoding transcription factor bHLH61-like isoform X2 yields MELSPHGFLEELLGPKRDTWASFPPGMNDQFFSSGWNFNSLDESPTLATSNPNSFLGFSSPAQIPTFECSPFVDPQACYPFVDGFTIPEIDSSSYVKNETSGGFPVSEDQHYASMVENDEFGLPLDTDHHHHYKSLEERKSTTSCVEMENLDNLQGFNMGSCAEKKSKSKRQEGQPSKNLMAERRRRKRLNDRLSMLRSIVPKMDRTSILGDTIDYMKELLERINELQEEEPEVGTNQILVANNFKEAKPNEASGRNSPKFEVDRREIDTRIEICCAPKPGLLLSTVNTLEELGLEIQQCVISCFNDFSMQVSCSEAAEQRTLVTSEDIKQALFRNAGYGGKCL; encoded by the exons atggaGCTGAGTCCACATGGTTTCTTGGAGGAACTACTAGGTCCAAAGAGAGACACATGGGCTAGTTTTCCTCCTGGAATGAACGATCAGTTCTTCTCCAGTGGATGGAACTTCAATTCTCTTGATGAAAGTCCAACTTTGGCTACTTCAAATCCTAATTCATTTCTGGGATTCTCATCTCCCGCACAAATACCAACTTTTGAATGTAGTCCTTTCGTTGATCCTCAAGCCTGCTATCCTTTTGTTGATGGATTCACTATTCCGGAGATTGACTCTTCTTCATATGTGAAGAATGAGACATCTGGTGGATTCCCAGTTTCAGAAGATCAGCATTACGCTTCAATGGTGGAGAATGATGAGTTTGGCCTACCACTCGACAccgatcatcatcatcattataaaAGCTTGGAAGAAAGGAAGAGTACTACTAGCTGTGTTGAGATGGAAAATCTTGACAACCTTCAGGGTTTCAACATGGGCTCATGTGCTGAGAAAAAGAGCAAGTCTAAGAGGCAAGAAGGGCAGCCCTCAAAGAATCTAATGGCCgagagaaggagaagaaagcGCTTAAACGACCGTCTTTCAATGCTCAGATCAATAGTCCCCAAG ATGGACAGAACTTCTATACTTGGAGACACTATTGATTACATGAAAGAGCTACTGGAGAGGATCAATGAGTTGCAGGAGGAGGAACCAGAAGTTGGTACAAATCAAATCTTGGTGGCCAATAACTTCAAGGAGGCAAAGCCAAATGAAGCATCAGGAAGAAATTCCCCCAAG TTTGAAGTGGATAGGAGAGAGATTGATACCCGGATAGAAATTTGCTGTGCGCCCAAGCCCGGCTTGCTGCTTTCTACAGTGAACACATTGGAAGAATTGGGGCTTGAGATTCAACAGTGCGTTATAAGTTGTTTCAATGACTTTTCAATGCAAGTTTCATGTTCAGAG GCGGCTGAACAGAGGACACTGGTAACTTCTGAAGACATCAAGCAAGCATTATTCAGAAATGCAGGCTACGGAGGAAAATGTCTGTAG
- the LOC123214419 gene encoding transcription factor bHLH61-like isoform X1 has product MELSPHGFLEELLGPKRDTWASFPPGMNDQFFSSGWNFNSLDESPTLATSNPNSFLGFSSPAQIPTFECSPFVDPQACYPFVDGFTIPEIDSSSYVKNETSGGFPVSEDQHYASMVENDEFGLPLDTDHHHHYKSLEERKSTTSCVEMENLDNLQGFNMGSCAEKKSKSKRQEGQPSKNLMAERRRRKRLNDRLSMLRSIVPKVSKMDRTSILGDTIDYMKELLERINELQEEEPEVGTNQILVANNFKEAKPNEASGRNSPKFEVDRREIDTRIEICCAPKPGLLLSTVNTLEELGLEIQQCVISCFNDFSMQVSCSEAAEQRTLVTSEDIKQALFRNAGYGGKCL; this is encoded by the exons atggaGCTGAGTCCACATGGTTTCTTGGAGGAACTACTAGGTCCAAAGAGAGACACATGGGCTAGTTTTCCTCCTGGAATGAACGATCAGTTCTTCTCCAGTGGATGGAACTTCAATTCTCTTGATGAAAGTCCAACTTTGGCTACTTCAAATCCTAATTCATTTCTGGGATTCTCATCTCCCGCACAAATACCAACTTTTGAATGTAGTCCTTTCGTTGATCCTCAAGCCTGCTATCCTTTTGTTGATGGATTCACTATTCCGGAGATTGACTCTTCTTCATATGTGAAGAATGAGACATCTGGTGGATTCCCAGTTTCAGAAGATCAGCATTACGCTTCAATGGTGGAGAATGATGAGTTTGGCCTACCACTCGACAccgatcatcatcatcattataaaAGCTTGGAAGAAAGGAAGAGTACTACTAGCTGTGTTGAGATGGAAAATCTTGACAACCTTCAGGGTTTCAACATGGGCTCATGTGCTGAGAAAAAGAGCAAGTCTAAGAGGCAAGAAGGGCAGCCCTCAAAGAATCTAATGGCCgagagaaggagaagaaagcGCTTAAACGACCGTCTTTCAATGCTCAGATCAATAGTCCCCAAGGTCAGCAAG ATGGACAGAACTTCTATACTTGGAGACACTATTGATTACATGAAAGAGCTACTGGAGAGGATCAATGAGTTGCAGGAGGAGGAACCAGAAGTTGGTACAAATCAAATCTTGGTGGCCAATAACTTCAAGGAGGCAAAGCCAAATGAAGCATCAGGAAGAAATTCCCCCAAG TTTGAAGTGGATAGGAGAGAGATTGATACCCGGATAGAAATTTGCTGTGCGCCCAAGCCCGGCTTGCTGCTTTCTACAGTGAACACATTGGAAGAATTGGGGCTTGAGATTCAACAGTGCGTTATAAGTTGTTTCAATGACTTTTCAATGCAAGTTTCATGTTCAGAG GCGGCTGAACAGAGGACACTGGTAACTTCTGAAGACATCAAGCAAGCATTATTCAGAAATGCAGGCTACGGAGGAAAATGTCTGTAG